From Pyrenophora tritici-repentis strain M4 chromosome 1, whole genome shotgun sequence, the proteins below share one genomic window:
- a CDS encoding putative pq loop repeat protein, with protein MDRPQVSIPPAATVLGTLGTVYAFPTSACQQQYANIGLLSVVGVFRLFHKYGTIIAGRAPKACPEPCSSYGGVPFGVYAIVQNFNFALKFQPQAFASLTLIAWGQTLYYQNKWRAWTATVATIALAGSFGIMELILILTLRGPYERGVEWPMMLMAILASVIQVIGLIPPYFELAKRNGRVIGIDFWFLTIDYAGAFFSLMAIVAQQWFDALGASLYIACMALETGIFASQAVWLWRVRHIRRAAKKVGKTYDEYVAESTKKIPRSDSAETMVDVEAAREKDTADARSEKTVVATQDSTTGSNAELDDDSTSMTVKQALDALQAPPAATLKASGSG; from the exons ATGGACCGACCACAAGTATCGATACCACCT GCTGCAACTGTACTTGGT ACCCTTGGAACTG TGTATGCCTTCCCCACATCCGCTTGCCAACAACAATATGCTAACATAGGTTTGCTGTCAGTTGTTGGTGTGTTCAG ATTATTCCACA AATATGGCACAATTATCGCCGGAAGAGCACCGAAGGCTTGCCCGGAACCATGCTCATCCTATG GTGGTGTACCTTTTGGTGTATACGCAATAGTTCAG AACTTCAACTTCGCCCTCAAGTTCCAGCCACAAGCCTTCGCTAGTCTCACACTCATCGCATGGGGCCAGACGCTCTACTACCAGAA CAAATGGAGAGCGTGGACTGCAACCGTTGCAACGATTGCTCTTGCAGGGAGCTTCGGTATAATGGAGTTGATACTCATTCTCACCTTACGAGGACCGTACGAGAGAGGTGTCGAATGGCCCATGATGCTCATGGCGATCCTAGCATCCGTCATCCAAGTCATCGGTCTCATCCCTCCCTACTTCGAGCTCGCCAAGCGCAATGGCAGAGTCATCGGAATCG ACTTTTGGTTCCTCACCATCGATTATGCCGGCGCCTTCTTCTCGCTCATGGCCATTG TTGCACAGCAATGGTTCGATGCCCTCGGTGCCAGCCTGTATATCGCATG CATGGCCCTCGAGACCGGAATCTTCGCCTCGCAAGCTGTTTGGCTCTGGCGTGTCCGCCACATCCGCCGTGCAGCAAAGAAGGTCGGAAAGACGTACGACGAATACGTTGCCGAGAGCACCAAGAAGATCCCCCGCTCCGACTCCGCAGAGACCATGGTCGATGTTGAAGCAGCCCGCGAAAAGGACACGGCCGATGCACGTAGCGAGAAGACCGTGGTTGCCACACAGGATTCCACCACTGGCTCGAATGCCGAATTGGATGACGACTCGACATCCATGACTGTCAAGCAGGCGCTGGACGCACTACAAGCACCGCCTGCAGCTACCCTCAAAGCCAGCGGGTCTGGCTGA